In Poecilia reticulata strain Guanapo linkage group LG11, Guppy_female_1.0+MT, whole genome shotgun sequence, the genomic stretch NNNNNNNNNNNNNNNNNNNNNNNNNNNNNNNNNNNNNNNNNNNNNNNNNNNNNNNNNNNNNNNNNNNNNNNNNNNNNNNNNNNNNNNNNNNNNNNNNNNNNNNNNcacacacacacacacacacacacacacacacacacacacacacacacacacacacacacacacacacacacacacacacacactcaggtgTCTAAGCAAAGCGTCTCAGGTCATTAAGTCTACAGAACCAGACTGAAATCATAACAACTGGTGTGTCTGAGCCCCGCAGCTGCACCTGAACACACCGGACCCCCCGCGGACCCTCCGCGGACCCTCCGCGGACCCCGGTCCCTGGAAGCCCCCTGTCCCCACTCACCGCGGCCCCGCAGAGGCAGCTCAGCGCCAGGCTCAGGAGAATCCAGCCGCTCCTCATTCTTCCAGCTCCGGTCGTGATCCAGCTGCTCCCGGTTCTCCCGGTTCTCCCGTCTCCGGACTGGGATCCTTCCCggtccttcctcctcctcctcttcctcagctccGGAAATCGGACCGAATTCAAAGTGAAGGAGCGCGTGAGACCGCAGCCCGACTCTGTCCGAGACACGTCGATCCGATCGCTGTGCGGGAGCGCGCGCCGCCTGGGACGAGCACGGAGCCGGGCGCGAGCGCCGCCGAGCGCGTGCGCGCCTCTGAGAGCGAGTCACCGCGAGACTCGGAGAGACCAGCGCGAGAAGAGAAGATTCAAACAGCTGGTGATCAGCAGTGATTATTGATTATGGATCAGATTCGGCTGGAGACGTCATGGCCGCGCATCATTCCGTCACCGGCGCATCGGGCGGCGCACCGGCCGGGCGGGGACTGTTCTGCCACACCCAGCAGGTATTGAGCTCACCGTCACTGAGCATGCGCAGAGGGGACAGCAGGTGAGACCTGAGACCATCTGTGTGACCCAGACTCAACAGCTTGGagtcggaaccagaaccagaacaataAATCTGCTGAAACTCCAGCAGAGAGTCGCTGGATTCTCTGAgcttcttctcctcctgctgcagctttcaGGAGGTGAACCTCCTCCAGAGGAGTCATGTGCAGGTAGGGCTATGGAGCTATGGGCTCATAAAGTCTGtaacaaagaaaagaataattaaaaacagctttaaaactcACACATActttttaaactgaagaaaacggtgaaatattttgtttacattttttcaaattacaagCTTTTTGATCTCAATATAGTTCCATAAGATCacaataaacaaagaaacagtgaaataaaactgaagaatgGTTTTGAATCTCTGTTAAGTTTCGTAGCATTTCTTTgaagtttcaaataaaaaaaaactttttccggcctcattgattgtttttttcaagcTGTTTGGCCCCATTGTAGCTCCACCAGGTCacgtaatttaataaaatgactgaaagcAAATTTGaaacttgaaagaaaaaataataatctgaaattgAAGAGtagttttgaactttttattttaaaattaaaatattttgtttcagtttaattttttccccaGACTTTTTGATACCAGTTTAGCTCCATATTCATACGTTTCAAGTCTTTTATGTTTGAAActtagtcaaaaatattttttggaccCACTATAGTATAATAATGTAacatagctaaaaaaaaatggttaaaattagttatttgtttttgttgtcggACATTATGAGCCTAATTTATCTCCATACAGCTCCTCCTCTCACCGTCAGGCAATGCTTCCCCCTGCTGGTCGGGGAACAGAACTGCAGTCTGAACGGCTCTCAGCGGTTCTCACCTGTTTTGTCTCAGCGGGATCTCTGAGATCTGTGAGCTTCAGGTTTCACTCTGGATCTCCAGTAGATCCCGATCCTCCCCCAGCCTGCCCTTCCTcattcctcctcttcctcctgtagATTAGCTCCTCTGCTGTCCCAGATTCCTCAGCCAATTAGGACACAAagctccttctgctgctgcagcaggtgagGCAGCGCAGAcctgggggcggggcttatgCTCACACATGTCCAAGCTTCTCTCTGGTCTTTATTCAGAGAGCGAACAGCTCCACCTTCAGAACCGGTCCAACCCGACCCGAGAGACGGTTTTCCTCCAAGCttcttcaaaatgaaacaaaactggtgtcaaatgtttgtttgtgctgcttccattttaaagatattaagaaaaaacTTCTaagatcttcagaacaaacgcAGCACAAACATAGATGACTTCCTGATTAACGCTAAATGcgtttgattttgtaaatctgAGCTGGTTGACCTCTGGAAaccattttattaatttctttaaaatgacacGATTGCTGCAGAACCGTTTGACGCTGACGTTGGGCTCGGCTGGTTGACCCTTCAGGTTTTAtgttcaaagcaaaagcagcacaaactacatttttgctgcacaaaaccTGGTCGTACTTCAGTCTGATTGGAAGCAGGTGGGGGGACttgttgacctttcatgacctctggaaacatttattaagttCTTTAACATTATAGCAGCACAAACGTAGAAGAGTTGATGGAGACCAGGTCTGTTAGATTTGAAGAAGTGACAGAACAGATGCGTAGAACTCtgtttaaaaagcagctttatTTAGCGGCTGACGGGAGAACCGCAGCAGGTCAGTGGACCGGGTCGGACCGGGTCGGGCGTCAGTTGGCCGCCTTCAGGGTGAGGAGGTGGACGTTTTCCGTCAGAGCGTCCAGACCCCAGGCCCTCTGTCGGTCTGTCATTGCGTCCACGGACTGCAGCAGCTTCACGTCACATCTGCTGCCTGCAACACAGCGACAAGCCGTCCCAGTAAATACCCAGGACCTGCTGCTGGGATCGGGCTACTTCCTGGTCCAGGATGGAGCTCAGACTCACCAAACAAACTCTGGACCTGTTCATCCGGGACGAAGAACGGAGGACCTGCAGGACAGACACGATGAGCGCCACAGCATGACGCCACGTCTTACGGTCTCCATGGTAACCCACCTTTATAGAGCTCTGGATTGTAGAGCAGCGTGTCCAGCAGGTATCTGCAGTCTGGAGCCATCAGGGAGACGATCAGAGCCGCGTACCTGCAGGACGGAGGACACGTCAGGACCGGGAGACGCTGAGGGACGCGGGGGACATTTGGACTCACCGGTCCCTGTCCCGGGGGTTGATGGCCACCAGAGAGCCTCTGTCCCAGATCGCCCCGAACTGACCCGCCACGGcgctgcagcacaaacagaacCGCTCAGAGACAGCCGACGTCTCCCTGGACGTCCAGCGGGACAACTCACCTGGAGAAGCTGAACAGGTCGCACTGGTACAGGGACACGGTCCCCTCCGAGTtctggacagaaaaaaacaccagaTGGAGATCTGCTGTTACTGACGGCAGGCacaccagaacagaaccagctggaGAACCGGAAGGAGGACCAGCTGGAAGGAGAATCAGCAGGAAGGAGAACCAACAGGAAGGAGAATCAGCAGGAAGGAGAACCAGTAGGAAGGAGAATCAACAGGAAGGAGAATCAGTAGGAAGGAGAACCAGCAGGAAAACCAGTAGGAAGGAGAACCAGCAGGAGAACCAGCTGGAAGGAGGACCAGCAGGAGGATCAACAGGAAGGATAATCAGCTAGAAGGAGAACCAACAGGAAGGAGAACCAGCAGGAGAACCAACTGGAGAACCAGTAGGAAGGAGGACCAGCTGGAAGGAGAATCAGCTGGAAGGAGAACCAGCTGGAAGGAGAACCAGCTGGAAGGAGGACCAACAGGAAGGAGAATCAGCAAGAAGGAGGACCAGCAGGAGAACCAGCTGGAGAACCAGTAGGAAGGAGAATCAACAGGAAGGAGAATCAGCAAGNNNNNNNNNNNNNNNNNNNNNNNNNNNNNNNNNNNNNNNNNNNNNNNNNNNNNNNNNNNNNNNNNNNNNNNNNNNNNNNNNNNNNNNNNNNNNNNNNNNNNNNNNNNNNNNNNNNNNNNNNNNNNNNNNNNNNNNNNNNNNNNNNNNNNNNNNNNNNNNNNNNNNNNNNNNNNNNNNNNNNNNNNNNNNNNNNNNNNNNNNNNNNNNNNNNNNNNNNNNNNNNNNNNNNNNNNNNNNNNNNNNNNNNNNNNNNNNNNNNNNNNNNGGAAGGAGGACCAGCAGGAGAACCAGCTGGAAGGAGAACCAGCTGGAAGGAGAACCAGCTGGAAGGAGGACCAGCAGGAGGATCAACAGGAAGGAGAACCAGCTGGAAGGAGGACCAGCAGGAGAACCAGCTAAAAGGAGAACCAGCTGGAAGGAGGACCAGCAGGAGAACCAGCTGGATGCTGCAGACCACCTACAGAACTTTCTGCACCTCACAGAATGACCTGCATCCTGCAGAACCGCCGGCATCAGAAGTGAAACCTGTTGAGTTCCAGATCTGTCCAGATCATCTCTGGAAATAAACTGGAAACCAGTCAGACAACTGTACTGGGAGAAAACCAGTCAGACTGAATGAACCCAAACAGCCACTCCGGTTCCGGGTCGACCCACCTGGAAGACTTTGGCTCCAGGGACGGCGGGGACGTCCTCCTCGCTGAACGTCATGTTGTTCTCCTGGAAGAACTGTCTGATGGCCATCTCTGAAATCTCCACGCCGACCACCGAGTGACCCAGATCCGCCAACCTGAGCCGGGTCAGACACAGCCAGCTGATGAACACGAACCGGATCGAACCGGATCAGACCAGACCAGGTTCCTACCACTTCATGTCCACAGCTTTCCCACACAGAGGGAAGAACCACCGGACGCCGCCCCGTCCGTTCACCACCGCCTCGTAGTTCATCTTCAGCATGCTGTTGGACATGGGAGACGTTCAGGTTCTGACTGGTTCCACCTCAGCTGAGTTCTGACCCAGCTGGCTCTCCGGACATGCAGTCGCCACGGTTACCTGTGGACCTCCGGCTGATGGAAGCCGATCTTGTCCTCCTGCCAGCGCTGGCTCCACTCCGACAGCTCCATGACCCGGTCGGCCTGCTGCTCCAGCATCCAGCCGAGGCTCCCTGAGCAGCAGGAGCACAGAGACACATCCAGAGTCAGGCCAGCAGGTCCAGATTGGACCTCTGCTGGTTTACCTGGTCCAGCTGCTTCAGACAAAGCCTGACGTCCTTCTTGTGACCTTCACCTGGGACTCTGAACACCCGGCGGTTCCCCTTCTCCTTCTTGGTGGCTGGCAAAGAACGAATTGGGtcattactgccaccaactggtCTGGGTTCTGGACGGAGGCATCCGATCATATAAATGTGTTAAAGGGGGCATAAAACAGctaaacttttaaagttcgtcttaaaacccatttattttacttggcttttaactcctgtgggatctatgtttttgtttttaaactgtaagagtttttattttttttattatgctgtgttttaatgtacagcactttgtatcagctgtggttgttttaaagtgctttataaataaagttggtatggtatggtatgtaTCAAATCTGACTTCCTGATTTAGCggcttgaaattgggcctctgtctctttaagaagctccgcctccaggaagtcatccaaACACggctgagagggggaggagctaagactcgaaggcggggctaggtccacccacaCGTTTGaagctgaacggttgccatggagattaaaggatttctcaaacatacatgaaagaataaaagcaaactgcaggtttgtttctgaagagggaaaaaggaaagatgaaaacatcGCAGCGTTGACGTGACACTGGCCCTTTAATCCAACATAAACATTTTGACTGTGATCGCAGTGGCTACATATCAACAATAAGTTTAGCAATCACACTTAAAAAACATGGACGTGATCTTTGCTCGGACTGAAGTAAATGTCTCTGGGAAAACGCGATGCATTTAGCCGAgagttcaggtcagaggtcacactCTGAGAgcccaggtcagaggtcacactCAGACAGGCTCTGTGTAAAAATGTCTCCACCCACTCGTCAGGTGAGGGAATGGAAATCTGGCGAAATGATATGGAAAATGTTATACACATTTCTTTACCTCGTGTAAAAGTGATCACGCCGCCTTCACCGCTTCAGTTAAATACCCATAATCCTTTGCTGCATCCCCATTACTGTCAGATGACCAAACAAACATCACCACAAAATAAATGGTCACAAGATGGAAGTAAATGTCTTTTCACTGACTGGATCCATGGCGTTAATAATGTTGACATGTTCTGTATCTCtaataaatatcacattttagaCCAACACATTTAATGCTGAGTTTTCACCAGTCAGTACATTAAATGTAGCTTCAGTTTAAGTCGGATCTACaatcagtttagtttttcttcctcATATTTCTGATGCAGTAATCTGATGGAAATAATCTATAATCTCACATTCTTCATGATGGCGGATTATGTTCTGTTCTcatcttttgtctttctgtgaattattttcttttttcagcgtTTTTTCCATCTCGCCTCCATTTTTCGTTTTACTAAAGCGGATAATTATTTCCTTTATGTGTTTCTAACttgattttccattttatttattttaacgcCATAAAATTCTGGTACCAATAAGTTAGTCTTCAGGTCCAGCATATTTACTGTTCATAATGGATTTATATGATTATTTATTGGTGATCAACTGGAATGTAAACAAACTACCGAGCTGAAGGTTCTGATGTCTTGGACCCGCCAGAACCTCTCCAGTTTCTACAGAAACTCCATTTATATTCCTTCCTCTACTTTACTAATAACTccagtaaatatatttttaaattaatccagaaccaaaacataaatgactttttcaTTCATTGCTGAATCATTTCTCCTCTGCGGTACCACCGGTTTATGTCTGTAACTGGTCCCGGTTCTGTTGGACTGGCCTGGTTTCCCTGTGTGGGCCAGCGGCTCACCTGCCGGCGGCCATTTGACCCAGCAGGACACAGAGCACACCTGAGGTCAACATGTCGGACCGGAAGCTCACCTTTCTCGCAGAAATCAGCTGATAAGCGGGTAAATTTGTCCTGAGTTCAGTCTTACAGGCTCCTTCTTCTTCGTGTGTTGAATAGTTCGGAGTTTATCAGAGTAGCTGCTGCTAAGGATCAACTCTTTCTGCTCCCACTATCCCGGTGGTGTTATTATAAATATgccgctgctgcagcttcttcttcttcttccttcctcttcctgctgctgtttatgCAAATACATCCGACTGGAAAAGCggaagtagtaaaaaaaaaatctgtcgtGAGACCACCTTCAAAAGGATTTagatataaaatcatttataatatttaaaatgtttccaaaacacagcagagcTCCAATCTGATCACAAACAGGTGATTTACAGCGTTTAACAAAGtaaataccaaaacaaaactaattgtCATTTAGTCGCAACAGCTCCCCCTGCCGCTTGGCGTCAGGAATAGCTGGCACTGAACGTTTTACTTGCAACGTACTTGTACTAAAAGTGATATTCTGAAGACTAATAAATGTCCGTATTGTTCttataaacactttaaaactaTAGAAAAGATGAAGCTCAAGAAATTGCTTCGATGTTGACCAGATTATTGATCCTGAAGACATAAATGGTAATATTCCACTGACCTGTTATCACCACCTTCATGTCTGCATGTTGCGTTAAACTGATGCCAtttaaatgaagagaaaaattaAAGCATAACTTTAACTGAGACAAACTCAAAGAAATGATGAAACTTTTGGATTTTCAAACAGACATTTGATCAGCAGATtaaaaaataccagaaaaaaaacaataattcatataatttCCAACTAACAGATCAGAACATATTTCTGGTATTTTTACTGTATGTtgaaattcaaagcaaatatttcaggggaaaaaagattttaaaaaacctgcatttgttattAAATCTATATTTAGTTGGTTCATAAGCCTGTTATAGTTGCACATTTTCCTGGTAATAAATGTGGTGATAAAGGatcaaattgttgttttgagaccattttccagtgatataaaaatgcaagagcagattctcaaagatcagtaaactttaaattatcaagaacatttaacacatttaacatttaaatgaacaaaataaatgaactatgAAGTTTATGGAAACTAATTTATccttcaaaaaacacaaagagaaccaggctgaaaacaaaacaaccccaGAAATAAATCCAGTTGACCTCTGGCAgaaggtcacacacacacgcacacacacacacacacacacacacacacacacacacacacacacacacagaggttctggttctgagtgACTGACTctcggaaccagaacctccatcCTGGATCCTCTGACTGGGGGAACGTTGAATATTTCCCCggagacacaaaaagaaaagctcctTCCTTTCTCCTGCCCCGTTTACCGTCTCCGGTTGCCATGGCCACGGTTACCGAGGGGCCGGCCGGCCGGCAACCGGAGAAAGGAAACCCGAGCAGCAGAACCTGGAAGCCTCCATCTTTAATTCATGGAGCGAATGTTTATCAGCGGCTCCGGGTCCGTGTTTCCAGACCCAATCCGTCCGTCCAGCCGTCTGAAGCCCGTCTGACCCGTCTGGGCTCGGCGCCGGGGGAGGGGCGGCTCTCCGTTCAGACGGACTCTTTGTTCCCAGCGGACCCTCCAGGTGCAGCCAGCTCCATTCAGGATCTGGAAAACCGGGAGTTTCTTCAGCAGGACTGACTGTGGACCCTGAAGCCGGCGGTTCTGACCCGGATCGAGGCCGGAGCCCGGTTTCACTGTTGGAGCAACAACAGCGGGTCGGATCAGGTTCCGTCACCCGAGCAGCAGACAGTCGGATCAGGGTTCTGAACGGGGCCGGGATGTCCGGACGGGTCCGGAGGAGAACCTGAACATGGCCGCCTGCGGACCGTAGAGCAGCCAGCAGAACCAGTCCGACCAGAGTTCCCAGCAGTCGTTCCAGAAGAGTCCGTTGCCATGGTGAACACGGGGATGCAGCTGATCAGCTTCACCTGCGCGGTGACGGGCTGGATCATGGCCATCGCCGTGACGGCGCTGCCGCAGTGGAAGGTGTCGGCGTTCATCGGGAGCAACATCCTGACGTCGGAGATGAAGTGGGAGGGAATCTGGATGAACTGCGTGTACCAGACCACCGGACACATGCAGTGCAAGACCTACGACTCCATGCTGGCGCTGCCGCCCGACATCCAGGCGGCGCGCGCCCTCATGTGCCTCGCCATCTTCATGGGCTGGCTGTCCTGCACCGTGTCCTGCTGCGGCATGAAGTGCACCACCTGCGCCGGCGACGACCGCCGCGCCAAGGCCGGCATCGCGCTGGCCGGCGGCGTGCTCTTCATCCTGACGGGGCTGTGCGTCCTCATCCCCGTCTCCTGGACCGCCAACACCGTGGTGCAGGACTTCTACAACCCCAACGTTCCCATCATGCACAAGCGGGAGCTGGGCCAGGCCATCTACCTGGGCTGGGCCGCCGCCGTCATCCTGATGATCAGCGGCGCCGTCCTGAGCAGCACCTGCCCGCTGATGGAGCGCGGCGGCCGCTACCGCCGAGGGTACATCGGCAGGAGCTTCGCCAACTCGCCGGCGCCGGAGCCACCGAAGCCCATCACCTCCAACAGCCTGCCGATGAAGGAGTACGTGTagcgggaggaagaggaggaggaggaggaggaggaggaagagcaggaggaagaggaggaggaagaaaacgaggaagaggaggaagaagagaaggaggaagaggaggaggaggaagaagagcagaaggaagaggaggaagaaaaggaggaggaagaagagtaggaggaagaggaggaggaagaagaagaagagtagaaggaagaggaggaggaagaggaggaagaagaggaagaagagtagaaggaagaggaggaNNNNNNNNNNNNNNNNNNNNNNNNNNNNNNNNNNNNNNNNNNNNNNNNNNNNNNNNNNNNNNNNNNNNNNNNNNNNNNNNNNNNNNNNNNNNNNNNNNNNNNNNNNNNNNNNNNNNNNNNNNNNNNNNNNNNNNNNNNNNNNNNNNNNNNNNNNNNNNNNNNNNNNNNNNNNNNNNNNNNNNNNNNNNNNNNNNNNNNNNNNNNNNNNNNNNNNNNNNNNNNNNNNNNNNNNgagaaggaggaagagcaggaggaagaggagtagaaggaagaggaggaggaagaagagcaggaggatgaggaggaagaggaggaagagttcTTCCTCACGCCGCTGGAACTCGAGTGATTTCGTCTCGTTTTTGGTTCCTTGGATTAAAACTGAACCGACTTCCAGCTCCGTCTGTCACAACAATAAATGATCCGATAAATTAACCCAGAAAatatcgcgataaacgataaatctaTTAATCGCTTGATAAATTAACATGACAAGTAATTTTcatttgctcagtttttctctatttaaaactggatgataaaattcttcagtttggtgttttttaaataattgatttgtttatttttgtgaatatttaaatcgtcttccagctccagtgttgaatgtttgtttgaatttaaagtttatttatctctcagagtgtgttcttgcattattatgccataatttta encodes the following:
- the LOC103473038 gene encoding probable thiopurine S-methyltransferase codes for the protein MLEQQADRVMELSEWSQRWQEDKIGFHQPEVHSMLKMNYEAVVNGRGGVRWFFPLCGKAVDMKWLADLGHSVVGVEISEMAIRQFFQENNMTFSEEDVPAVPGAKVFQNSEGTVSLYQCDLFSFSSAVAGQFGAIWDRGSLVAINPRDRDRYAALIVSLMAPDCRYLLDTLLYNPELYKGPPFFVPDEQVQSLFGSRCDVKLLQSVDAMTDRQRAWGLDALTENVHLLTLKAAN
- the cldn35 gene encoding claudin-4, with translation MVNTGMQLISFTCAVTGWIMAIAVTALPQWKVSAFIGSNILTSEMKWEGIWMNCVYQTTGHMQCKTYDSMLALPPDIQAARALMCLAIFMGWLSCTVSCCGMKCTTCAGDDRRAKAGIALAGGVLFILTGLCVLIPVSWTANTVVQDFYNPNVPIMHKRELGQAIYLGWAAAVILMISGAVLSSTCPLMERGGRYRRGYIGRSFANSPAPEPPKPITSNSLPMKEYV